DNA sequence from the Coturnix japonica isolate 7356 chromosome 3, Coturnix japonica 2.1, whole genome shotgun sequence genome:
CATCTCTGTGATTACTTGGAAGTGGCTTTGCCCTGCTATTTCTGTTGGTGTTGGGATGTTTCTTCTGGGGCCTTTGGGATGGTTGTGCCCGCTCAGCGCTCCCTGCCCTGGAACAGGGTCTCCCAGCTGTTTCTGGTGGTTGTAGTTTGAGATACTGCGTTCCAAGGGCACAAGCAGATGCTCTTGCTCTGTGGCCTTGTGGTCCTGTGAGACAGTTTGGAAAGACTATGGAGATCATTTAGGGTCTCCTGTCCTTTTTTGCCCTGTGTGATGCTCCTCCCTCCTGCCACCAGACTTGGCATTACAAACATGTTCTGTACCTTTCTCCTGATGATCCATGGGGTCTCCTCTCCCCACTTATGGAGCCATCCTTTCTGGTATGGACACAGACAGCAAAGCTCCTTCCCCACTCCAGTGTGCACTTCTGCTTTACTGTTCGCTGACGGGGAAGTGCATGGCCTCTTCCTTGTGGGGCATTCAGGGCCTGAGCTGGTTCTTCTCACATGCCCTCACAGGTGAAACAGGAGCTGGATAAGACTGGAGATGTGCTGCAACTGGCTCAGGAGTAATACAAGATCCAGATCCTCATTTCCCCTGCTAGTCCCTCCAAGGCAACCTGCTGGCATTAACCTCAAACCAGCCATTGCAGTGTTTCTTGATAGCAACCAAGCTAAACTCTACGCAGTGGATATGAAGAAAGGATACAGAGCCAATAATGACTGTAGGAAGCAGATACAGCACTGCAATCTCCTTGCTAAAGCAAGGCTGAGAGGCACATAGCCTTGGTAATGGCTCTGTTCTGCCTTTTCTGGTCTGGTGTACAGCAAGCAGGGCCTCTCTGCCAGGGTCAGGATTTTCTGTGCCTCCTCATAGGAATGAGAGGTTAAACAGTGGAAATTTTAAGCactaaacaacaaaacaacccctACTACTGGCCTGTAGGGTCACAGAACAGGGTTCGAGGTCATGTAGAAAGAGTGAGGACAGAGGATTGAGTGCTCAGCCAGGAGAGAGACCTGGGAGAGGGGACTGGGGCTCCatgaaaaagattatttttttaatacatgaaTGGATAATGTACCTTtatcaaataaaacaattacAAGCCCAGAATCTGTATCAGAGaatgataaaataatttgaGTTGAAGGAATTTTCTGTATGCCAatctccagctctcagcagatTCAGTGACATCAGCTTGCTCAGCTTCTTATCCTGTCCAGGTGTGAGCATCTGTATTTTCATCACTGCCCTCAAGAGTGCACACCCAGACTGTGGCACACGGATTGCTCCAGCCCATGCTCTGGCCCAAAGTCACCATAAACCTTTCATTACCTGGAAGCCCTTAATTTTGCTGGCCTGGCGTTGTCCTGCTGGGAGAAGTTGTCAGGGCCTTCTTGATCTTAACATCTCAAAACATCAGATCCTGCTTAGTTTGAGGCCAGCCTTACCCGTCACTGAGCAAAGAGAGACAGTGGGTAGGGACCTGCCTCAGGACAGAGTAATATCTGCAAGGTGCTGCCTCAAGAGTGCTGGAGAGCAAGGAAAAGCTAAGACTGAGTCAAAAGGCACTGATGGGAAGAGCAAGTTGACTCTCCAACTGGAAGAAGCCATGTATTTGTGCAGGTGGGAGCAGGTGAGGAGTCAAAGGGAGTTCCCCAAGTAAAAATGGTCTTGGAATAAACTTAGCTTTAAGTGCCTTTAATGTCACTGCATTCTGGCCTTTCAGAggccagaaaaaaagcagtaagaacCCTGGGTGCAAACTTCTGGGGTATTTGCAGAGGCCAACATTCCCGGGAGGTTCTAGGAAGAAGGAATGGTTATCTTAGCGCAGAAAGCACCACTCCTGCAGCTCACAGGCAAGActgagaaaagaagggaaaagaaacccaAATAACACAACTTCACAAGAATgttcccattttattttaaatggcatACTTGAGACTGAATCTCAGATTAGGAGTCACTGATTCTTCAGTGAGCAGAAAAGCCCTCTGTAATCACAAAGGGAAGCTTTGGGGCCCTGCTTAGGGCCAGGCTCGCATGGCCCTAAGCACCAGTTCACATTTTCCTTGCTTAAGGAAAGGCTACAGTGCCATGCTTCCATCCCTGAGACATACAGTCACTATCAGCAGAAAGCAATGACCCCTCCTCTcacctcagcagctcctggccctgcagggatggggctggcagctgaggcaagaggaaaagcagacacGGATGCAGAAGGGCTGCCTGACCTCAGCCCCTGAAGGTTACTGCTGCCCGCTGTGCAGCAGGCGCTGAAACAAGGAGCCGTCCTTTTTGCTTAGGCAGGCAGGTGAGTCCAGCTCCACCACCCTTCCAGCCTGCATCACTAGCACACGGTCCGAGTCCAAGATGGTGTTCAGCCTGTGGACAGCAGACACCAGGACACACATTAGTGGAGCTGAGGAGGATCTCCATACAATGCTTCACCTGCTGTCAAGGGCTGGCCCAAGACATGCCAGCACCAAGATTCACAGAGGCTCTCCTTATGCACTCAGGGACATGCTACAGCCCAGTTCTCCAGGCAGCCCCTGTCCACCATTAAAATACGAGATGTTTCTATCCTCACAGCAGAGTTACTGAGTTGCTTCTGTTTGCCCATGCAATTAATGGCTCACTCAAAACTGAATGGTGTGGAACAACTGCAGGTACAAAATTCCTTCATCACCTCCCCTCTTAATTCTAGTGGAAAAGAGGCTGGGGCCACTTCCAACCCAGTCTTGCTGCTTTATCACCTGTCACTCCCTCCTCTGCTGGTTCTCCTCAGTAATTGCTCTTTCATCAAAGAAAGCTCGACTGCACCCCAAACACACACCTCAGCCCACAGTGTGCTTACCTTCCTACTCTAGCTCTGCATAATCTCCCTAGTGTTGGAATCACGTTCCCATTTCCCGTCTTCCCCATCTAATCCACTTCACAAGACCCACTCGATTCCCTTGCAAGGCCTGGCCCACCCTGTCTGTTATCCACCACTCCCACTTGACAACATCTCCTGTCACCCGCTTGTCTGATTATTATTTCTGCAGTAAATATGGTGCTGGGAAGCAGTTACCTTTAAAACACCCTACATACCATTGCATGACCTTCCTCCAGGTTGTCTTCCACTTGGCAACAGTGGGAGCATTCAGGGCAGAGACCACAGCCGACCCATCCCTTCTCAGTATCCACAGCATCTGTGTCTTACACTTCTCTATCACTGCCCATACTCTGCTTCAACTCTTACACTTCTTGGCTTTGGagcaagcactgctgctgcataCTGTCTGGGAAATGTCTAGCCTGTCAGCATTGGATGCAGGCTGGATCCAATACCCCGGGTCTAGAAAAGAGTATTATGAAGTGCTCTGCCTCCGCTGGccagcagctgtctgcagccctTCACCTTCAGTTGTCCTGCAGTGCCCTCTACTGAGCCAGAGCCAACTGCTTCACTCCTATGTCCAACTGCTGCCTTCTGTAGGATGCTTCTTCACTGCTCCTTCCCCCACTAGGCAGAACCGCATTCTAGTTCACACCCTCTGGTCCCAGCAGGAGAACCATCAGCTCTACAGTATTTCCCCTCTACTGTCGCCCAGTTTCTAGGTACAACACTTTAACCGCCATGCTCTGCTCAAGCTTCAGGCATGGCAGGCACAGCCACTGCTCCCTCTGAGGGCATAACACAGTGTCAAAATGAATTTACACGTGGAACAATGGTTTCTCCGTACCTGTGAGCAATTGTCAAAACAGTTTTGTCAGCAAAGCGCTGGCGGATggtttgctgcagcagctggtcTGTCTTCTGATCCACACTGGCTGTGGCCTCATCAATGCACAGCACCTGCCAGGGGCAGAGAGTGAAGGGGACACCCAAGCATCACTGGGGAGACCCCCAATCTACATCAAGGGACAGTGTGACAAGGTAGCACAGGTCATCCATCACCACCACACCCCACTCCTGGAGTACGCTGCCCTGTTGTGCCAACACAGCCATCAGCAACACACTCCTTTCTTTGATGGAGGCAGGCACTCACCTTGGCCTGTGTCAGGAGCGCTCTTGCCAGACACACCAGCTGCCTCTGACCCAAAGACaaattctttcctctctctcccagCTCACTGTCCAATCCACCTGCAGAGGTCAAGCTGAGCAGTTACCACATCACACCCTGTGTAGACAACTCCCCaggtctgttttttttttccccagcagcactcaAAATTCCAATCCTGCTCAGTCCCAAGTCTTTGCAATCAAAGCTCTTCTGCTTGGATGCCAGCAATATCTGACAGACACAAAGTGTGCTGCTAGAACCAGGGCTGTGGCATCTCTCTGAGGCTCTGCCTGAGCATCCACTGCCACCCAATCCATCACCTGACAGACTCTTATTAAATATCTGGGAATGTCACTGTGGTCTCACTGGCCTTTTTCCAACTGGTGCTAGTGGTGCCTCATCTAACCAATTCTGTAGCACAACAACCTGTTCCCTTTTCCTCAGCTTCTTAACTGGAagctttctctcctctcccagTATCAGGGCCCACCAAGCTCTCCACACTGACTCCAGACTCACCCATCTGGGTAACAGCATCCCGCAGGTGgcactgctccagcacctcatgGAGCTCCGCATCTGTCCGTTTTCCCTGTGGGTCCAAGTTCTCTCGGATTGAGCCACTGAATAGAAATGGATCCTGGGGGATGATGGCCAGTCTAGATCTGCAAGCAAAGGATAGCTGAAGGCACGTAGGGTGagttctgcagaaaagcaatggcctattttatcctttttcacCCAGCATGCCTTGTCTGCATGTCTTAAAGGCACAGAGATAGGGCTTGGGCCACATATTCAACTTGGTTTCCTTAGCTCAGAGAGGAAGCCCTTTCCTCCTGACTCTTCCTTTCGGCATCCAACCAGCAGTACCTCTCAGCTTCCAGACCACCCCACCCCGATGGGCTgccccctgctctgctcagccctctGTACCTCAGTTCCTCCAAGCCCACCAGCCGGCTGTCAACACCATCCAGGAGAATACGGCCTGCTTTCAGCTCCAGCATGCGGAACAGTGCCAAGAAAAGGGTGGATTTTCCAGATCCTGTGCGACCCACAATCCCCACCTTCTCTCCAGGGTACACGGTGAAGCTCACTCCATCGAGTGCATTGGGAAGGCCTGCTCGGTAGGCCAGGATCACCTGCTGGAACTCCACAAGCCCTTGGCTAGGCCAGTCAGCAGCAACCTAAGAGAGGTACCAGAGAAAGACAGAGGATGAATGTGAATGTCATCTTCAGCCCCATTTCCACACAGGCCAAGCCTCGCACATCACTTTGGATGACTGCTTGGCTTTTGAACAGACTCAAGGTACAGCTCAGATCTGTCTCctacaatttttttccccactcacaGCTCAGCCCTAATACccccttctgcttttccaccCTTTTCCATCACTCTAGCCTTCAACAACTCCTGCCTAAGGTTTATCCCCCCAGAAGTGCACCGATAAAGGATGAATGTTTGAAACAGATTCTTTGGATGAGTGCTTTCCAGACACTCAGTGGAACCTTTCGATCTCCCCCGTGAAGAAACCACAAGGCACAGGGCCAGAAGACAGGCCAATTCCTGAAACCAGATTTTACCTGGACCAGTTTATCCTGGGGCTCCACGGGGATGTCTGTGGTATATTCTTCTGTCCGCTCTACACTCACCATCATGGTTTCTGTTGTAGTGAAGCTGGAAATGAGGCCTGAGAGCAGGTTTGTGACAGACAGGGCATACGAGAGCGCCAGGCCCACAAGTCCTGAAAGGACAAAAGCACAAGCAAGAATGTTCATGGcagggaaggagctgggatcttgttaagacaaagaaaaaataacacaaaacaagaGAGAAGTCAGCACTCTGGAGTCTGGGATCTCACTGTTGGATGAGGACATATAAAAATCAGCAACAGGAGCCAAAGCATCACACTGTGGGCAACGTGCACAGTGACAAGAAACAGGAACTCTGGATCTTACTCTGGTATACAGAGACATGCGACTCTGGGCTGAGAAGAACCCCTGGGCCACAGTCTAAGGGTGGGCAAAGAAAAATCCCAGCAGTCTACCTGGATTTCCTAGCTGCTTCTGGTGCTGGATGATGGCAATTCCTGCGATAGCTGTAATCACAGCAACCCCAATCATTTGCAAGCGAATGTCCAGCCACTGCATCGCTGTGTTGCTGGCAAAGAGGCAACGCTGATTCTTTTCTAGGCGCAGCTCATTCTCCAACTCAAACCTGATGGAAGAACAACAGAAGTTCATACCAGGCTGTGCACCAATCAGCCCTCATTGCTACTGCCCAAGATCACAGGCATTCCTGCCACCATGTAACTAGCTCCATGATCTATAAAACCAAAACTTTGCCCCTCTAGATGCTCTTTCCTTCCACTCACCTCTGTGTTGCCCGCATGGCTCTGATGCTGCTCAGTCCTGAGAGAGTCTCTGAGAAATGAGTGTAAATGGGAGACAGGGTGACACTGCAAAGGCGCTTGAGTTCCCGGGATGTGCGCCGGTAATAGCGTTGGATGGAGAAGTAGAGAGCAGCCAGAGGGAGTAAGACCAGGCCAATCCAAGGGAGACCATAGGTGATTATCACCAGCATGCCCAAAAGCCCATACATGTTGGCCAAGAAAATGTTAAGGATAAATGGCAAGCTGTCATCCACGCAGTATAGGTCTGAGGAGAAGCGGTTCAGGATCCGGCCTGTTGGTGTCGTATCAAAGAAGGTGACTGTGGCCTGGAAACAGAGGATCAAGAAAGCAGAATGACTTGCAGGAACTCTGTCCTGTCCTGAATTTTCTGACCATTACCTTTATAACTCTCTGGAGCAGTCGCTTGTGAATGACAACGGCAGCACGGATAGTGCCATAAGCAAAGAGGAAGGCCCGAAAAATGGTGAAGAGAGAGTTGGCCCCTGCGATGCCCCCATAAACTGTCAGGTAGAAATTCACATCCAGCGAAGCATTGGAAGGGACTGGGGCTGTGTCCAGAGCTTGAATCGGGGAGCTAGAACAGAGAAGGAGGATTATGAATCTGCCAAGGTCCCTGTGGCAGTAAAGTTACACTCAGGGCATCAGAACCCAAAAGCAGACTAGAGGGGAAATCAGGATACTTGAGCCTGATGCTCCTCTTGCCCTGCTGAGAAAAATACTGATTACCATGCAGCCATAGGCCTTCCATCAGCCTCTGGTTATGGGCTCTACAGGCACTTCATAAGTTCCCTGTCTGGCCAGAgatttcaattatttctttctcaaagcaGTCTTACAGATCCCCTGCCTGCAATGGGGTGGTCTTAAGAAGGGTACTCACAGGAAATGCACAAGGGCAAAATGAGTAAATGAGTGTGCTTCCTTCGGCATCCCCTGCCCAGCATTCACTTACACAAGCCCAACAACGGAGAAGAGAAGCAGTTTTGTGGAAGGCAGGGAAGCTGAAAAGACCATCACAGATGTATTTGCTGTTTGGGATATGCTGGAGATCCAGTGTGAGAGCCACCAATCCGAGATATTTCTGGATGCTACGGAGAGAGACAGACAAAGGATTCAATCTTCAAGTTAGCAAAGCAGAaaacctctgttttctttccctggaCTCCACAAAGCCAGGAACAAAGAAGACAGGAACATTTAAAGAGAGATGCGCTCTTGGGTCATTGCCTCACCTTGCATCAGGAGCAGTGAGAGGAGAATAGATAATGCTAAGCAGCTGCCCATTGCCAACCAATATGCCTTGTACACCTGAAAATCCAGAgccccttctttcttctcctcctccttgtGGAGGAGACATTTGTCCTGCAATGATTCTTCTGCCTCTGTCTCTATAGCTTCTTCCTGGCCCTGCTCATCAGAGTCTGTTGGGacagaagcaaacacaaaagtCACTGTCACGCTGGTGCAGCTGCTCCTTGATGCCAACAGGGCAAGTCAAGGCTAAGAAGAAGACTTATTCCCTCCTCTCTGCCCTTTTGTGATAGGTGCACCAATGCTAGCAGGCTCACACTCAGATTTGAACtacaaatggaaaagcagataCAAACACTGTTCCAGACCAATAGCTGATGGTCTTCTCTTCCCCTTTGAACACAATACCCACAGATCAGCTATGCCATAGGCAGTGAGAGCTCTGCTTCAAGGCCAAAAGCCACAGTGTATTGGTTCTGTCTGGGTGCTCAGATGACTTGTATTGTCCCAGCCACCCCCAAAATTGCCAGGTGCAGACCTTTATCATTCCGCCTCTTCTTCATATCCTTGAATTTGGGGACAGATTCCACGAGAGGCAGGATATCAGCTGGTGGGCCTGCAAGGAAAGACATGCACATGCTTCAGAGCCTGAGATAAATCGATGATTCTTTCTGATTATTGCTATGAAATGGCCCAGGTTTGATCTCATGACATTCTCTATTTTCTCCCACAgcaactgttttctttaaagttctTCTCCATCTATCCCTGCCATGGCCTTTTGTGTTATCAGCTTTCTATGTCCATATCTGTGAATGTGTATGCTCCCTTCCACACAGTCTTCTTTTCCCACCTGCAGCATCCTCAAACTCTTTATCCTTCCCTGGGCTCTCCACCAGTTACTCCTATTCCCTAATGGCCATCTTTGCTCAAGCCACTCCAAAGTGGCACAAATGGACGCCTGTGAAGACAGCCACTGTACCTGTCTTGATTATCCTGCCATTGTCCATCAACAACAAAGCATCGGCCCTTTCCAAAAATTCTGTCCTATGGGTGCAAAGGATTCTGGTCTTGTGTTGGAGAACTCCAAGAATGCACTTCTGCATCAGATGACTGGCTACATCTGCATCGACTGCAGCCAAGGGATCATCAAGGAGGTAAAGCtctttttcctgagaaaaagacaaaagacaagGACAAGCTCCTGGCCCTGCCCGAACAGGCAATACTGGAGAGAAGTGCCTCAGCGTGGCACACTGCCAGCAGCTTTTGGCCAGCATGAAGTGGTTCAAGGCACGCAGCCAGAGCACACTGTACAACTGCATGCTTCCAACTTTACAATCAACTTGGCACAAggcacagcagaactgctttgCTATTTACCTGATAAACAGCCCTGGCAAGGGCTATTCGAGCCTTCTGACCCCCGCTGAGTGTCACACCATTTTCACCCACCTCTGTCTGGTCACCTGCAGGTAAAATCTGAAACAtacaagaaaaatctatttaaaaggTATAGGAATCCACTGCGGACTAAAATGAGAACACTGAGACCCCTCTCCTGACTCTGTCAGTAACTCACTGGGTGATAACttacaaaaaatgaaacaatgcaACAGTACATACAATGGTTCTGCAGACAACATGCAAGCTTGGCAATATTTATGCCACTGAACTCTCTCATATTCCAGAATAGGTGGCCACTGAGCAACTTTAGTCTGAGACAATTCCAGAACTGTGCCCAGGGTTTATTTGGAAAAGCAGTAGCTGTGCCTACAACAAAATAATGCAAGGGCCCATTCCCAGCTCAGCagtaaaaaacactgaatttcagcaaacagaaatgcttccCATAGGCATATGCTACCACTTCTCAAGTAAGTACTTCGCACTTGCATAGTACTCGCAGATCTGCTGAAGCAAATTAGGAGCTCCTAGTACTTGGCACTTCAGAAACTCACGGACTAGGTTATACACTCAGAGGAGGAGGCTAGCTTCTCACCAGGTCTAACAGCAAGTTCATTGGCTAACATAGCCACAAGCTTCAAATGTGCAATACATGCATTACTGATGGAAGGACCACAAAATCAGCCCCTCTGATCCAGAAAAGCATCAGCTGCTGATAGATCTGGTTGAAAAACCTAGCAGTCAATGCTCTGATGGAATATCTTTCATCAGAATCAAGAGCTTTTAGCTTAGCACCGAGGAAACCAAAGTGCTAACAGAGCGATCTTGCACCTTAAAGAAAACTGGAGCTGGGTATAGTCTGGGACTGTTAATCATAGCAAAGCTGTGTGACTGTGACACTGGAAAAGCAGGTTAAAGCCTGAAAGAATGAGAACTCCTCACAGTGAATATCAGGCAGAATGTATGGCTGAGGAAGCCCAAGAGGTTTTACAGCTCAGGCACTCACATTCAGGTCCTCAGAGAGGGCACAGGCCTCCACCACCTCTTCATACAGCCTGGCATCATATTGTCGCCCAAAAAGGATGTTCTCACGGACAGTGGTAAATTGGATCCAAGGCTCCTGTGTGGCCAGACCAAATCCTTGCTCCAGGTCACAAATATATACTTGTCCACCTTGTCTGCAAGCACACCAGGCGTAAGCAGAATGATGTTAAAGGTAAACTGTTGGTAGATCAGAATGACCAGTAAATAAGGGTAATGTAATTCAATGGTCCCTGCCTGCCATTTAGTGGAAGAACCAGGTAAGGAGAAGTCTTTATATTACTTACTTAATGAGTTCTCCAGTGATAGCAGCAAGCAGAGAGCTCTTGCCAGAGCCAACCTTTCCGACAACTCCCAGGAGCATTCCCTgtaaagggaaatgaaaaggacCAACATGATATGCTAATACACAGCATGGACTTCCTCCAGTCCATCTCAGCTCTGAAAGACATTATATGTGTACTGTACCACTGGGACAAGAGAAAATCTTCACATATGGCTtgtaaaacaaggaaaatgtgcCACCCTGGTGCCATCTTTCTGTCTCCTCCTGCATTCCTGCTCACCTTTCTTACTGAGAGGTTCTCAATGTGCAGTTGCAGACTGCCAGTGGATGAGGGCTGGCTGGTGCTTTCTTCTTTGACTGGCACCCATGAAAAATCTGCACCTCTTATATCTATAGCAGAAGCCGTACCTGAAGGATTACCTGCAAGGAAGAAGCAGCACTACAGTGAGAATACTACAGGGTAACAAGAATCTGGCATCATGGATACTACCAGCTTTGTTCCCATAtgcaagaagcagaaacagagcacagccaggatGCCCTGGACCCAACCCCAAAATAAGACACTCGCCTACTGACTTGCCCTTAAACTTACACCTAATTTCTTCCAATTCTCCAACtcccagaaaaaaacacagactgCTCTGCTGGCTCTAAGTGAGACACTGTGAGGATAATCTGGTTTTATTGTTGAAGGTGAAAGAATGGCAGGGAGCTAGCATaaggcaaggaaggagaaaaatggagcTGTGATGACGCAGGAGAGGGCACTCATGCCTTGTTGCCAAAGCAAAGCTGGGGTTTTTGATGGCTTCATTATCAGAAGAGCTTTGGATGGAGGAGGGAGCAGTGGGGTTCTTTGAGGACAAGCAGTGGCCTATGTTTGGTAAAGTCATGAATGGCCACCCTCCAGCACTGCCTTTCACACCTCAGCTCTCTGCTCCAAATGTCTCCTGCCCAGGGTCCCAACCCTGCCAGCATCCTTTGCCATTACCTAGGGCATAATACGATTCCAAATCCTGGTCCACGAGTTCAAGGAAACGCTGGATCCGATCCAGGGAAACTTTGGCTTCCAAAGTCCCATTCAACACCCATGGGAAGCTGTTGAGGGGGAGAATGAGCATCCCAACAAGGGCCAATGCTGTGAACACCTGCACGGGTAAGGAAACAACCATGAACCAAGGCAATACCTCCCTGCATCTTGTATTCTCCAAATGGCTTCAGGAGTGAGAGCCCaaaaggctgtggggagacatGGGGAGATCACTTTCTAGGAAAGATGCCTCAGGGATGCAGTCCCACTGCAGATTGTCCTCTGCAAGAGACAAATTTGGAGCTCTCCTACctacagaaagcagtgctgtcacTTGGGATCTCCTCCTTCACTCACCTTTGTGGCAGTGAGTTGGTGACCCATCAGGACATAGGTGATGAAGATGACAATGGAGACAACAACCGGCAGTGCTGCCCACAGATAAACGCACACAGCATCCAAGTATTTGATGGCTCGCAACTTCTGCAGCTCTTTAGCTCGGCAGTTATTTATCCTGGTGCTGAAGTGCTTCTCCCAGGCATAAAACTTGATAACACGAATCCCATTTAGGAACTCCGTCATTAGCTGCAGGCATAGAGAAA
Encoded proteins:
- the ABCC10 gene encoding multidrug resistance-associated protein 7 isoform X2, with the translated sequence MEKVLAGLCGTSPEDPLPVWVGGTVGHCFNQLVLNVVPHVILAAVSACFLGTPRSGSALSHRRGWRCRIAVSFVLAGLLLADIIPAAISQQELGPVYLEVLSSGIAALTWLTHGLALVMLSRSIHSSTRGPAALALLTLLPLPSLLITLVWYCQSGTAWSPARPAASSRFTILCLQLASLLTYVISYLLPAADRLEFLSINSSQQQDQLISESEISASDQQGVAEDGESWLSRFFYAWMNPLMKRGYQWKLNQPQDVCLLPRKLQAARVCDQFYACWQKKAAMHQVEEETVSPTSPIIAGGDGSSDVLDRSRHAQEAVRLLSVLHAAFGLRFYSLGLLKLVGSLLGFSGPLLLNLLVNFMESRQEPLSHGVLYALGLFAGSFVGALLRNQFSYEVQKVMLMVRAAVISAIYRKALRVGSTSLSRFTVGEIVNFMSTDTSRLVNFCLSFHEVWSLPFQFAITLYLLYQQVGIAFLGGLALALLLVPINKLIANRIMMSNTEMLKHKDARVKLMTEFLNGIRVIKFYAWEKHFSTRINNCRAKELQKLRAIKYLDAVCVYLWAALPVVVSIVIFITYVLMGHQLTATKVFTALALVGMLILPLNSFPWVLNGTLEAKVSLDRIQRFLELVDQDLESYYALGNPSGTASAIDIRGADFSWVPVKEESTSQPSSTGSLQLHIENLSVRKGMLLGVVGKVGSGKSSLLAAITGELIKQGGQVYICDLEQGFGLATQEPWIQFTTVRENILFGRQYDARLYEEVVEACALSEDLNILPAGDQTEVGENGVTLSGGQKARIALARAVYQEKELYLLDDPLAAVDADVASHLMQKCILGVLQHKTRILCTHRTEFLERADALLLMDNGRIIKTGPPADILPLVESVPKFKDMKKRRNDKDSDEQGQEEAIETEAEESLQDKCLLHKEEEKKEGALDFQVYKAYWLAMGSCLALSILLSLLLMQASRNISDWWLSHWISSISQTANTSVMVFSASLPSTKLLLFSVVGLVSPIQALDTAPVPSNASLDVNFYLTVYGGIAGANSLFTIFRAFLFAYGTIRAAVVIHKRLLQRVIKATVTFFDTTPTGRILNRFSSDLYCVDDSLPFILNIFLANMYGLLGMLVIITYGLPWIGLVLLPLAALYFSIQRYYRRTSRELKRLCSVTLSPIYTHFSETLSGLSSIRAMRATQRFELENELRLEKNQRCLFASNTAMQWLDIRLQMIGVAVITAIAGIAIIQHQKQLGNPGLVGLALSYALSVTNLLSGLISSFTTTETMMVSVERTEEYTTDIPVEPQDKLVQVAADWPSQGLVEFQQVILAYRAGLPNALDGVSFTVYPGEKI
- the ABCC10 gene encoding multidrug resistance-associated protein 7 isoform X1; translated protein: MEKVLAGLCGTSPEDPLPVWVGGTVGHCFNQLVLNVVPHVILAAVSACFLGTPRSGSALSHRRGWRCRIAVSFVLAGLLLADIIPAAISQQELGPVYLEVLSSGIAALTWLTHGLALVMLSRSIHSSTRGPAALALLTLLPLPSLLITLVWYCQSGTAWSPARPAASSRFTILCLQLASLLTYVISYLLPAADRLEFLSINSSQQQDQLISESEISASDQQGVAEDGESWLSRFFYAWMNPLMKRGYQWKLNQPQDVCLLPRKLQAARVCDQFYACWQKKAAMHQVEEETVSPTSPIIAGGDGSSDVLDRSRHAQEAVRLLSVLHAAFGLRFYSLGLLKLVGSLLGFSGPLLLNLLVNFMESRQEPLSHGVLYALGLFAGSFVGALLRNQFSYEVQKVMLMVRAAVISAIYRKALRVGSTSLSRFTVGEIVNFMSTDTSRLVNFCLSFHEVWSLPFQFAITLYLLYQQVGIAFLGGLALALLLVPINKLIANRIMMSNTEMLKHKDARVKLMTEFLNGIRVIKFYAWEKHFSTRINNCRAKELQKLRAIKYLDAVCVYLWAALPVVVSIVIFITYVLMGHQLTATKVFTALALVGMLILPLNSFPWVLNGTLEAKVSLDRIQRFLELVDQDLESYYALGNPSGTASAIDIRGADFSWVPVKEESTSQPSSTGSLQLHIENLSVRKGMLLGVVGKVGSGKSSLLAAITGELIKQGGQVYICDLEQGFGLATQEPWIQFTTVRENILFGRQYDARLYEEVVEACALSEDLNILPAGDQTEVGENGVTLSGGQKARIALARAVYQEKELYLLDDPLAAVDADVASHLMQKCILGVLQHKTRILCTHRTEFLERADALLLMDNGRIIKTGPPADILPLVESVPKFKDMKKRRNDKDSDEQGQEEAIETEAEESLQDKCLLHKEEEKKEGALDFQVYKAYWLAMGSCLALSILLSLLLMQASRNISDWWLSHWISSISQTANTSVMVFSASLPSTKLLLFSVVGLVSPIQALDTAPVPSNASLDVNFYLTVYGGIAGANSLFTIFRAFLFAYGTIRAAVVIHKRLLQRVIKATVTFFDTTPTGRILNRFSSDLYCVDDSLPFILNIFLANMYGLLGMLVIITYGLPWIGLVLLPLAALYFSIQRYYRRTSRELKRLCSVTLSPIYTHFSETLSGLSSIRAMRATQRFELENELRLEKNQRCLFASNTAMQWLDIRLQMIGVAVITAIAGIAIIQHQKQLGNPGLVGLALSYALSVTNLLSGLISSFTTTETMMVSVERTEEYTTDIPVEPQDKLVQVAADWPSQGLVEFQQVILAYRAGLPNALDGVSFTVYPGEKVGIVGRTGSGKSTLFLALFRMLELKAGRILLDGVDSRLVGLEELRSRLAIIPQDPFLFSGSIRENLDPQGKRTDAELHEVLEQCHLRDAVTQMGGLDSELGERGKNLSLGQRQLVCLARALLTQAKVLCIDEATASVDQKTDQLLQQTIRQRFADKTVLTIAHRLNTILDSDRVLVMQAGRVVELDSPACLSKKDGSLFQRLLHSGQQ